From Dromaius novaehollandiae isolate bDroNov1 chromosome 15, bDroNov1.hap1, whole genome shotgun sequence, a single genomic window includes:
- the HAND1 gene encoding heart- and neural crest derivatives-expressed protein 1 isoform X2: MNLVGGYQHHHHHHHHHHRMLHDPFLFGPAARCPQERAYFPGWVLSPAEAAPELAGQSPGYGAAEYGPAGQARLEALSGRLGRRKGVGGPKKERRRTESINSAFAELRECIPNVPADTKLSKIKTLRLATSYIAYLMEVLAKDSQPGDTEGFKAELKKADGRENKRKRETPEVYSQPLGHGEKKLKGRTGWPQQVWALELNP, encoded by the exons ATGAACCTGGTGGGGGGCtaccagcaccaccaccaccaccaccaccaccaccaccgcatGCTGCACGACCCCTTCCTCTTcgggccggcggcgcggtgccCCCAGGAGCGCGCCTACTTCCCCGGCTGGGTGCTGAGCCCGGCCGAGGCGGCCCCCGAGCTCGCCGGGCAGAGCCCCGGCTACGGCGCCGCCGAGTACGGCCCGGCGGGCCAGGCGCGCCTGGAGGCGCTCAGCGGCCGCCTGGGCCGGCGGAAAGGGGTCGGGGGGCCCAAGAAGGAGCGGCGCCGCACGGAGAGCATCAACAGCGCCTTCGCCGAGCTCCGCGAGTGCATCCCCAACGTACCCGCCGACACCAAGCTCTCCAAGATCAAGACGCTGCGCCTGGCCACCAGCTACATCGCCTACCTGATGGAGGTGCTGGCCAAGGACAGCCAGCCCGGCGACACCGAGGGCTTCAAAGCCGAGCTCAAGAAGGCCGACGGCAGGGAGAACAAGAGGAAACGGGAGACG CCCGAAGTCTACTCGCAGCCTTTAGGCCACGGCGAGAAGAAGCTGAAGGGCCGGACGGGTTGGCCCCAGCAGGTCTGGGCTCTGGAACTGAACCCCTGA
- the HAND1 gene encoding heart- and neural crest derivatives-expressed protein 1 isoform X1 → MNLVGGYQHHHHHHHHHHRMLHDPFLFGPAARCPQERAYFPGWVLSPAEAAPELAGQSPGYGAAEYGPAGQARLEALSGRLGRRKGVGGPKKERRRTESINSAFAELRECIPNVPADTKLSKIKTLRLATSYIAYLMEVLAKDSQPGDTEGFKAELKKADGRENKRKRETQPEVYSQPLGHGEKKLKGRTGWPQQVWALELNP, encoded by the exons ATGAACCTGGTGGGGGGCtaccagcaccaccaccaccaccaccaccaccaccaccgcatGCTGCACGACCCCTTCCTCTTcgggccggcggcgcggtgccCCCAGGAGCGCGCCTACTTCCCCGGCTGGGTGCTGAGCCCGGCCGAGGCGGCCCCCGAGCTCGCCGGGCAGAGCCCCGGCTACGGCGCCGCCGAGTACGGCCCGGCGGGCCAGGCGCGCCTGGAGGCGCTCAGCGGCCGCCTGGGCCGGCGGAAAGGGGTCGGGGGGCCCAAGAAGGAGCGGCGCCGCACGGAGAGCATCAACAGCGCCTTCGCCGAGCTCCGCGAGTGCATCCCCAACGTACCCGCCGACACCAAGCTCTCCAAGATCAAGACGCTGCGCCTGGCCACCAGCTACATCGCCTACCTGATGGAGGTGCTGGCCAAGGACAGCCAGCCCGGCGACACCGAGGGCTTCAAAGCCGAGCTCAAGAAGGCCGACGGCAGGGAGAACAAGAGGAAACGGGAGACG CAGCCCGAAGTCTACTCGCAGCCTTTAGGCCACGGCGAGAAGAAGCTGAAGGGCCGGACGGGTTGGCCCCAGCAGGTCTGGGCTCTGGAACTGAACCCCTGA